The genomic stretch GGCGCTTCCGCTCGCGCCAATCTGCCCGACCGGCTCGGGTGGAACCTCGCCCTCCCGGTCCATGGCCCGCCCTGGGTGGATGCCTTCACCTCTGGCGGCACTCTTGCCCGTTAAACTTGCGTTGCCCCTTTGAAGACACGCCTTGAAGCGGCATTTCATTGAATTGTTTGCGGGCCGCGCGGCTTAATTTCCCACGGGCACTGGACAGGAAATGCTGGTTCACGCCGCCCCATCGGTTATCCTTCGGGGCATGCCGACGTCCGCATGCATCCCGCTGCTGAAGGCGCTGGCGGATGAAACCCGCTGGCGCATCGTGAGCGAATTGCTGTCCGCACCCCGAAACGTCGGCGAGCTCGTCGAGCGGCTCGGCGTTTCCCAATACAACATCTCCAAGCACGTCCGGATTCTGCGCGAGGCGGGCATTGTGGAGACAGAGCGCGATGGCAAGCATGTCCATTGCCGGGTCGCGGAGGATTTTCGCAAGCAAATGGCGCGCAATCGGACGGGGCTCGACCTGGGTTGCTGCACGTTTCGCTTCGACGCGCCGCGCCGTCGCGGCCCGGTGCATCCCGATGTTGCCGGTGATGCAGGTAGGGCGCGTCCGTCCCGGCGCGCCGCCGGAGCATGATGTTTTGCATCCAGGGGTCGGCGGGCTGGGACAGGCCCGCCCTACCAACAACATCGGGATGCACGGGGCGCGGCCCCTTCGCAAGTTTTAATTTGCCTCGCGCGATGATATATGCACAGTTGGGCATGTATGCAACTCACAAGCCTGGGCGCGCTCTGCCTCTGCCTGGCATGGGCGGGCTTTTTTGAGCCGCCCGCCCTCGCTGCCACCCTGAAGATCAACGGATCGACCACGGTCCATCCACCGGTGGCCGAAGCCGCGGAGATTCTGCGGTCAGAGCGGAGAATGAACATCCAGGTGGACACGCAGGGCGGAAGCCCGGGTGGCATCTCCGCGGTAGGCGATGGACGCGCGCACATCGGGATGTCGTCCAAGCCGCTGAGCGACACGGATCGCGCGAAGTATCCCCGGGCCCGCTTCAAGTCGATCCACGTCGGGGCGGACGCGGTGGCGTTGATTGTGTCGAAGGACGTCTGGGACGGGGGCGTGCGGGCATTGTCGAGCGCGCAGGCGCGAGACATCTATGAGGGCCGCGTGCGGAACTGGAAGGAGGTTGGAGGCCCGGACCGCCGCATTGTGTTTTTCAACAAGGAACCCGGGAGAGGAACTTGGGAGGTGTTCGTCCATTGGCTCTACGGGGACGCGAAGAAGGCGCCGAGGGTCAGCTTTCCGGAGGTCGGTGGGAATGAGGAGGCGCGGCTGAAGGTTGCCTCCACCCGGGGCGCGTTGTCGCAGCTTTCGGCCACGTGGGCCGACGGGCGGAGTGTGTTCGCGCTGGGCATCCAGCGGGACGATGGGAACGTGGTGTGGCCCAAAGCCGAGAACATCGCGACCGGTGAATATCCGATGAGCCGACCGCTATTTCTGCTGACCGACGGCGATCCGGCCGGCGAGGCGAGGGAGTTTGTGGAGTTTGTCCTGAGTCCGCGCGGCCAGGCGCTGGTGCGCAGGCATGGCTACCT from Verrucomicrobiota bacterium encodes the following:
- a CDS encoding winged helix-turn-helix transcriptional regulator, whose product is MPTSACIPLLKALADETRWRIVSELLSAPRNVGELVERLGVSQYNISKHVRILREAGIVETERDGKHVHCRVAEDFRKQMARNRTGLDLGCCTFRFDAPRRRGPVHPDVAGDAGRARPSRRAAGA
- a CDS encoding phosphate ABC transporter substrate-binding protein; this encodes MHSWACMQLTSLGALCLCLAWAGFFEPPALAATLKINGSTTVHPPVAEAAEILRSERRMNIQVDTQGGSPGGISAVGDGRAHIGMSSKPLSDTDRAKYPRARFKSIHVGADAVALIVSKDVWDGGVRALSSAQARDIYEGRVRNWKEVGGPDRRIVFFNKEPGRGTWEVFVHWLYGDAKKAPRVSFPEVGGNEEARLKVASTRGALSQLSATWADGRSVFALGIQRDDGNVVWPKAENIATGEYPMSRPLFLLTDGDPAGEAREFVEFVLSPRGQALVRRHGYLSLDQLKP